The DNA region AGATCGATCCCGCGCAGCTCGACCGTCAGGTCGAGGCCGCGTTCGCCCCGTACCGGGGGCGTCCGGGCCCGGCCGCCGACGCGCCGGAGCGACGCTCGACGATCCCGCTGGACGAGGCCGACCTGCTGGGAAGCGCGGTCCGCGTGGGAACGCAGCTCGGCGCGGAGCTGGCCGACGCGCGGGCCCGGGGCGCCCGCCTCGAGCGGGAGGCCGACGCGCTCCGCACGCTCACCGAGATGCTCCGCCGGGTGGACGCGACCTTCGATCGGGACGCGATCGCCGACGGCGCGCTCGCCGCGGCGGGGGCGGTGCTCGGGGCGGCGCGCGCGGAGGTCTGGAGGCTCGACCCGGAGACGGGCCCGAGGCTCGAGCGATCCTGGGGCGACGGCTCGGAGCGACTCGCAGGACCCGAGGGCGCGTCCTTCATCCGGGCGCTGCTCGAGGCCGGCTCGACGTGCGCGGCGGACGACCTCGCGTGCGAGACGAAGGGCGCGCTGCCGCGCGCCGCCTTCGCGTGCGCGCCGGTGGAAGGCCCCGCGCGCCGGCTGCTGGCGGTGCACGTGCCCGCCCCGGAGCGGCGTTTCGACGCGGCGGACCTCCGGTTCCTCTCGACGGTGGCCGGGCATCTTGCGGCGGGATTCGACAAGGCCGGCGTGTGGGCGGAGCTCGTGGCCCACCGCGAGCGCCTGGAGGTCGCCGTGGCGGCGCGGACGAAGGCGCTGGCGCGCGCCTACGAGGAGCTGCGCTCGCTCGATCGGATGAAGGACCGCTTCCTCTCGAGCGTCTCCCACGAGATGCGCACGCCGCTGACGGCGATCGTCTGCTCGGCGAGCTTCCTGCGGGACTACGGGGGAGCTCCCGAGGAGCGGCGCGAGATGGCCGAGAACGTCCTGCGGGGCGCCGGCGCGCTCGAGCGCCTGCTCGACGGCCTGTTCCGCATCGCGCGTCTCGAGCGCGGGGGCGAGCCGCTGGGCGCGAGCCGTCTGTCCGTGCCCTCCATCGTCGGACGCGCGATCGAGCTCGCGGGGAATCCCCGGGTCGACGTCGCGCTGGCGGAGGATCTGCCCGCGGTGACCGGGGACCCGGATCTCGCTCCGCGCGCGCTCGCCAA from Candidatus Polarisedimenticolaceae bacterium includes:
- a CDS encoding ATP-binding protein; this encodes MAQWSRADRTLHAKLVYYGPALGGKTTTLRAIHRLTDPEGRNPLLSLATADDRTLFFDLLPFELGSILGYRVALKLYTVPGQVRYDATRRVVLAGADAVVFVADASPGRAADARASWEDLRRNLGANRIEGAGFPILVQANKQDVEGAADAAEVAGWLDVRPHVVRGTSARTGEGVLDVFVAASKAMLSRLVSLADERTRREIDPAQLDRQVEAAFAPYRGRPGPAADAPERRSTIPLDEADLLGSAVRVGTQLGAELADARARGARLEREADALRTLTEMLRRVDATFDRDAIADGALAAAGAVLGAARAEVWRLDPETGPRLERSWGDGSERLAGPEGASFIRALLEAGSTCAADDLACETKGALPRAAFACAPVEGPARRLLAVHVPAPERRFDAADLRFLSTVAGHLAAGFDKAGVWAELVAHRERLEVAVAARTKALARAYEELRSLDRMKDRFLSSVSHEMRTPLTAIVCSASFLRDYGGAPEERREMAENVLRGAGALERLLDGLFRIARLERGGEPLGASRLSVPSIVGRAIELAGNPRVDVALAEDLPAVTGDPDLAPRALANLLDNARKFSPPDSCITLRVEACGLRIGKRTAEAVAFTVLDRGPGVPEADLERLFEAFEQGGETLTAKPAGVGLGLYEARLAARRHGGLLRYTPRAGGGSEFRLVLPAATASADLEAVRG